From one Spiroplasma endosymbiont of Lasioglossum villosulum genomic stretch:
- a CDS encoding AEC family transporter: protein MQFYLQADVGQAVINTLKAWGFWSTILATIFVIFLGWFLTKRGTFKKDWEAVLIKIVMVVGLPSLAFDGFMTNTTTEQVKTQVAILLVGFLFYMILGIVAKYFYIKYDKDIQDTLAMCTVFASTTFFGIPVVTVLFDNGAATLPANIFNIPYRIFLYSLGFIVMSKPIKAAVVTKGQTGADFIVDTKLNIDAYAQIKSEMKVIKRENLIKNVKQIFLNPILIATMVGFIFWVTQLIPGIAIVPDQNDITSGQYFSPLRLDNTFPPLFKVTKTLEALCTPLAWLAIGITLAKGNFKDAAQDKKVWFGMVMKIIFAPLFGLALVCAVAAIGKETGAWKLDTVGLGVIVIMLAAPQHQLLLPIQLLIKNSHC, encoded by the coding sequence ATGCAATTTTATTTACAAGCTGATGTTGGTCAAGCTGTTATAAATACATTAAAAGCTTGAGGATTTTGAAGTACAATTTTAGCAACGATATTTGTAATTTTTTTAGGTTGATTTTTAACGAAGAGAGGGACATTTAAAAAAGACTGAGAAGCGGTTTTAATTAAAATTGTTATGGTTGTTGGTTTACCATCTTTAGCTTTTGATGGTTTTATGACAAATACAACAACAGAGCAAGTTAAAACGCAAGTTGCAATTTTACTAGTTGGTTTTTTATTCTATATGATACTGGGAATAGTTGCTAAATATTTTTATATTAAATATGATAAGGATATTCAAGATACATTAGCAATGTGTACTGTATTTGCTTCAACAACATTTTTTGGAATTCCTGTAGTAACAGTACTATTTGATAATGGAGCTGCCACCTTACCGGCTAATATTTTTAATATTCCATATCGAATATTTTTATATTCATTAGGGTTTATTGTAATGAGCAAACCTATTAAAGCAGCAGTAGTAACAAAAGGACAAACTGGTGCTGATTTTATTGTTGATACAAAACTAAATATTGATGCATATGCACAAATTAAATCAGAAATGAAAGTAATAAAAAGAGAAAATTTAATAAAGAATGTAAAGCAGATTTTTTTAAATCCAATTTTAATTGCAACTATGGTTGGATTTATTTTTTGAGTTACACAATTAATTCCTGGAATTGCTATTGTTCCTGATCAAAATGATATTACTAGTGGTCAATATTTTTCACCATTACGATTAGATAATACATTTCCACCATTGTTTAAAGTAACAAAAACTTTAGAGGCATTATGTACGCCATTAGCATGATTGGCAATTGGAATTACTTTAGCAAAAGGTAATTTTAAAGATGCTGCACAAGATAAAAAAGTATGATTTGGAATGGTAATGAAAATTATTTTTGCACCATTATTTGGATTAGCATTAGTTTGTGCAGTTGCGGCAATTGGAAAAGAAACTGGAGCATGAAAATTAGATACTGTTGGATTAGGCGTTATTGTAATTATGTTAGCAGCCCCCCAGCATCAGTTATTGTTGCCTATTCAATTGCTTATAAAAAACAGCCATTGTTAA
- a CDS encoding helix-turn-helix domain-containing protein: protein MKIGRKLKTLRLKHNLTMEELGKRCDLSKGFISQLEHDVSSPSIETLKSILDIFDCPLSTFFAGEVKEKIVFKSQDVTVSDEEDYQIKWIIPNAQKLTLEPVILTLKPFGNSNKIPPFQGQIFGYVLSGTVFVHYGATRVKAVANEAFYIKGNEKHYLENPNNSIATILWVSNPPIF, encoded by the coding sequence ATGAAAATTGGAAGAAAGTTAAAAACTTTAAGATTGAAACACAATTTAACTATGGAAGAGTTAGGGAAACGTTGTGATTTATCAAAGGGATTTATTAGTCAGTTAGAGCATGATGTTTCTTCACCCAGTATTGAAACACTAAAAAGTATTTTAGACATTTTTGATTGTCCATTATCAACCTTTTTTGCTGGTGAAGTAAAAGAAAAAATAGTTTTTAAATCACAAGATGTTACTGTTAGTGACGAAGAAGATTATCAAATAAAATGAATTATTCCTAATGCTCAAAAATTAACATTAGAACCAGTAATTTTAACTTTAAAACCATTTGGTAATTCAAATAAAATTCCGCCATTTCAAGGTCAGATCTTTGGATATGTATTAAGTGGAACAGTATTTGTTCATTATGGTGCAACGAGAGTAAAAGCAGTAGCTAATGAAGCATTTTATATTAAAGGTAATGAAAAACATTATTTAGAAAATCCCAATAATTCAATTGCAACTATTTTATGAGTTTCAAATCCACCAATTTTTTAA
- the potA gene encoding spermidine/putrescine ABC transporter ATP-binding protein, producing the protein MSVNILELRNITKEYDGKVVLKGISLNIHEGEFLTILGPSGCGKTTLLRIIAGFEQPNNGQLLFKGKDLTKIPIHKREINTIFQNYALFPHLNVFDNIAYGLKLRKIDREKIKKEVKKALDLVKLNGMEDKDVNDLSGGQKQRVAVARALVLNPKILLLDEPFAALDLKLRQQMQVELKKIQEEINITFIFITHDQEEAFIMSDRVVVLNQGQIQQIGTPQDIYNEPENKWTSQFVGSSNVIENGVFVNDYCVRFDGKKFACSDTGFGEQERNIDIVIRPEDIDLVNAGSGFFDGTIKTIAFKGLLWEIEIIANKRKWIVHTTDNFEVGNRVGLKWNVEDIHVMWKEIEE; encoded by the coding sequence ATGAGTGTAAATATTTTAGAATTACGTAATATTACCAAAGAATATGATGGTAAAGTTGTTTTAAAAGGAATTAGTTTAAATATTCATGAAGGTGAATTTCTTACCATTCTTGGTCCTAGTGGTTGTGGAAAAACAACATTATTAAGGATTATTGCTGGTTTTGAACAACCAAACAATGGTCAATTATTGTTTAAAGGTAAGGATTTAACTAAAATTCCAATTCATAAAAGAGAAATAAATACTATTTTTCAAAATTATGCTTTATTTCCACATTTAAATGTTTTTGATAATATTGCTTATGGTTTAAAGTTAAGAAAAATTGATCGTGAAAAAATCAAAAAAGAAGTTAAAAAAGCTTTAGATTTGGTTAAATTAAATGGTATGGAAGATAAAGATGTTAATGATTTATCTGGTGGTCAAAAACAAAGAGTAGCAGTAGCTAGAGCATTAGTTCTTAATCCTAAAATTTTATTATTAGATGAACCTTTTGCTGCTTTGGATTTGAAATTACGTCAACAAATGCAAGTAGAATTAAAAAAAATTCAAGAAGAAATTAATATTACTTTTATCTTTATTACTCATGATCAAGAAGAAGCATTTATTATGTCAGATCGGGTAGTTGTTTTAAATCAAGGTCAAATTCAACAAATTGGGACACCACAAGATATTTACAATGAGCCTGAAAATAAATGAACATCACAGTTTGTTGGTAGCTCGAATGTTATTGAAAATGGTGTATTTGTTAATGATTATTGTGTTCGTTTTGACGGTAAAAAATTTGCATGCTCTGATACTGGTTTTGGTGAACAAGAACGTAATATTGATATTGTTATTCGACCAGAAGATATTGATTTAGTTAATGCAGGTAGTGGTTTTTTTGATGGAACTATTAAAACTATTGCTTTTAAAGGATTATTATGAGAAATTGAAATTATTGCTAATAAACGCAAATGGATAGTTCATACTACTGATAATTTTGAAGTAGGTAACCGTGTTGGTTTAAAATGAAATGTTGAAGATATTCATGTTATGTGAAAGGAAATTGAAGAGTAA
- the potB gene encoding spermidine/putrescine ABC transporter permease gives MKNLFKRNIKTQILKSQDMLVNNSNPEKIIDNQNKKKYRFKKWFKLKKNNVSLQEVAKNKSKMKRVKKKKALLCWKKTNQKISFIKNKIKDKSVNFGFKSWVTLAYPYLLVMVILIVLPLLIVILYSIIKATNNAWIFRFTFSNFNDFFKENSYVMVLLRSIGYSFVATLIAVIFGYPIAYIMAFMSTKIASKNIWVLVTLPIWINILLRTIGLQIIFSILGPNVLLGTPIGIILAMVYMFMPFVILPIYNSLEKTDRNLLEASQDLGASKMKTFWKVTFRFSVPGIVSGFTLMMLSAMTSLVVVKYIGEGKTILIANIIESYFYRGANFAYGAAISVILGIIVLIIIFTLKAIGSWATGKKIGGIN, from the coding sequence ATGAAAAATTTGTTTAAACGTAATATTAAAACACAAATTTTAAAATCACAAGATATGTTAGTTAATAATTCAAATCCAGAAAAAATTATTGATAATCAAAATAAAAAAAAGTATAGATTTAAAAAATGGTTTAAACTTAAAAAAAATAATGTTTCTTTACAAGAGGTAGCAAAAAATAAATCGAAAATGAAACGAGTAAAAAAGAAAAAAGCATTGTTATGTTGAAAAAAAACAAACCAAAAAATAAGTTTTATTAAAAATAAAATCAAAGATAAATCAGTAAATTTTGGTTTTAAATCATGAGTTACGCTTGCTTATCCATATTTATTGGTGATGGTAATTTTAATTGTATTGCCATTATTAATTGTAATTTTATATTCAATTATTAAAGCAACTAATAATGCTTGAATATTTCGTTTTACATTTAGTAATTTTAATGATTTTTTTAAAGAAAATAGTTATGTTATGGTTTTATTACGTTCAATTGGTTATTCATTTGTTGCCACTTTAATTGCTGTTATTTTTGGTTATCCCATTGCTTATATTATGGCTTTTATGTCCACAAAAATTGCTTCAAAAAATATTTGAGTTTTAGTTACTTTACCAATTTGAATTAACATTTTATTACGTACAATTGGATTACAAATTATTTTTAGTATTTTAGGTCCTAATGTTTTATTAGGAACTCCAATTGGTATTATTTTAGCAATGGTTTATATGTTTATGCCTTTTGTTATTTTACCAATTTATAATTCTTTAGAAAAAACAGATCGCAATTTATTAGAAGCAAGTCAAGATTTAGGAGCTTCTAAGATGAAAACATTTTGAAAAGTTACCTTTCGTTTTTCAGTGCCTGGTATTGTTTCTGGTTTTACTTTAATGATGTTAAGTGCTATGACTTCACTAGTAGTAGTTAAATATATTGGTGAAGGAAAAACTATTTTAATTGCAAATATTATTGAATCATATTTTTATCGTGGTGCTAATTTTGCTTATGGTGCTGCTATTTCTGTTATTTTAGGTATTATTGTTTTAATTATTATTTTTACTTTAAAAGCGATTGGTAGTTGAGCTACTGGTAAAAAAATAGGAGGTATTAATTAA
- a CDS encoding extracellular solute-binding protein, whose translation MRSFFKNSYLAIIFLLFYTPILVLMIFSFNGGDSVRSWNSWSLQPYYDLFQQSELWESVSVTLIVAFISTFVAVIIGTFAALGLSKTKKITRNITLGITNIPLVNADIVTAVSLMLLFMAFGFSFGLGTLIFAHISFNIPYVIITVLPKIRSINMSQLEASQDLGATPWYTLRKIVLPTIKPAIIAGAAIAFAMSFDEFLISYFTGGNTSNVSTFIYSLKRIKPYINAFSTIIILLIAVLIISWNTYILCKKQIKQRNEKIDKGIYHDKKIIKTEKLLTKYYLQLNGFNYKKVKSKGRKRKSLYSDGNFEIVTEQDIIKIQDYIKNHPKLINQISKLEAKLEMESIWIEHIKNKIKKKKELKEERSKSRREKYRFLLWPWKLIMISIILLSSFISLGAFYIYTNVYDLSIANWGEYMNPNILKEFENKYQVKIKYSTFDDNESLYAKLYTTSYDVMVPSDYMVAKLASEDRLFPIASKNSAGDIEYDSRIDFNPKEDINHDLYELMNNYRVENSDGILNKFGLNSYSIPYFWGDVVLVINTTNTNNLSDLGIKADGSNVQWSVLTDAAKLGKRIVLNDDMHNLFMTALTDLHYKNKWGENTGSGQYNQVGNEFSDNINAHSPIEIKDASDWLEPVIKNKNTKLLNDDIVDEISNENKWDVAMMYNGDLLSAIADDPASYNGKYLVVRPYMGTNVWNDDMVISKDSPHKDLAFKFINYIMQKQTQVDLSSEFGYTSPLQAAMDEVSTNFSAEIWKHVYISKHGQLPDPLDPSKHHEGYFNGLYTRSFDPQMQTAYNRLLAR comes from the coding sequence ATGAGATCTTTTTTTAAAAATAGTTATTTAGCTATTATCTTTTTATTATTTTATACTCCAATTTTAGTTTTAATGATATTCTCTTTTAATGGTGGCGATTCAGTTCGCAGTTGAAATTCTTGATCATTGCAACCTTATTACGATTTATTTCAACAAAGTGAACTTTGAGAATCGGTTAGTGTAACATTAATTGTTGCTTTTATTTCTACTTTTGTTGCTGTTATTATTGGTACGTTTGCTGCTTTGGGTTTAAGTAAAACAAAAAAAATAACACGTAATATTACTTTAGGGATTACTAATATTCCTTTAGTTAATGCTGATATTGTTACTGCTGTTTCTTTAATGTTATTATTTATGGCATTTGGTTTTAGTTTTGGTCTTGGAACATTAATTTTCGCTCATATTTCTTTTAATATTCCTTATGTTATTATTACTGTTTTACCAAAAATTAGATCAATAAATATGTCACAATTAGAAGCAAGTCAAGATTTAGGAGCGACCCCTTGATATACGCTACGTAAAATTGTATTACCAACAATTAAACCGGCAATAATTGCCGGTGCAGCTATTGCGTTTGCTATGAGTTTTGATGAATTTTTAATTTCTTATTTTACTGGCGGTAATACTTCTAACGTTTCAACTTTTATTTATTCTTTAAAACGAATTAAGCCTTATATTAATGCTTTTTCAACAATAATTATTTTATTAATTGCAGTACTTATTATTTCTTGAAATACTTATATTCTTTGCAAAAAACAAATTAAACAACGTAATGAAAAAATTGATAAAGGTATTTATCATGATAAAAAAATTATTAAAACTGAGAAGTTGTTAACTAAATATTATTTACAATTAAATGGTTTTAACTATAAAAAGGTTAAGAGTAAAGGTAGAAAACGTAAATCATTATATAGTGATGGTAATTTTGAAATTGTAACTGAGCAAGATATTATTAAAATTCAGGATTATATTAAAAATCACCCGAAACTTATTAATCAAATTTCTAAACTTGAAGCAAAACTTGAGATGGAATCAATTTGAATTGAACATATAAAGAATAAGATTAAAAAAAAGAAAGAGTTAAAAGAAGAACGCTCAAAATCAAGAAGAGAGAAATATCGTTTTTTACTATGACCGTGAAAATTAATTATGATTAGTATCATCTTATTATCAAGTTTTATTAGTTTGGGTGCTTTCTACATTTATACTAATGTTTATGATTTATCAATTGCTAATTGAGGCGAATATATGAATCCCAATATTTTAAAAGAATTTGAAAATAAATATCAAGTTAAAATAAAATATTCAACTTTTGATGATAATGAATCATTGTATGCTAAATTGTATACTACTAGTTATGATGTAATGGTTCCTAGTGATTATATGGTGGCTAAATTAGCAAGTGAAGATAGACTTTTTCCAATTGCATCAAAAAATTCTGCAGGTGATATTGAATATGATAGTAGAATTGATTTTAATCCCAAAGAAGATATAAATCATGATTTATATGAATTAATGAATAATTATCGAGTTGAAAATAGTGATGGAATTTTAAATAAATTTGGTTTAAATAGTTATAGTATTCCTTATTTTTGAGGTGATGTTGTATTAGTAATTAATACTACTAATACAAATAATCTTAGTGATCTTGGTATTAAAGCTGATGGTTCAAATGTTCAATGAAGTGTTTTAACAGATGCTGCAAAATTGGGTAAACGTATCGTTTTAAATGATGATATGCATAACTTATTTATGACTGCGCTTACTGATTTACACTATAAAAATAAATGAGGAGAAAATACTGGTTCAGGTCAATATAATCAAGTAGGAAATGAATTTTCTGATAATATTAATGCTCATAGTCCAATTGAAATTAAAGATGCAAGTGATTGGTTAGAACCAGTTATCAAAAATAAAAATACAAAATTATTAAATGATGATATTGTTGATGAAATTAGTAATGAAAATAAGTGGGATGTAGCAATGATGTATAACGGTGATTTATTATCTGCAATTGCTGATGATCCTGCTTCTTATAATGGTAAGTACCTTGTTGTTAGACCATATATGGGGACTAATGTTTGAAATGATGATATGGTAATTAGTAAAGATTCTCCTCATAAAGATTTAGCTTTTAAATTTATTAATTATATAATGCAAAAACAAACACAAGTTGATTTAAGTAGTGAATTTGGTTATACCTCACCTTTACAAGCAGCTATGGATGAAGTTAGTACTAATTTTTCAGCAGAAATTTGAAAGCATGTATATATTTCAAAACATGGTCAATTACCTGATCCATTAGATCCAAGTAAGCATCATGAAGGATATTTTAACGGTTTATATACTCGTAGTTTTGACCCACAAATGCAAACTGCTTATAATAGATTATTAGCACGTTAA
- a CDS encoding HNH endonuclease signature motif containing protein, whose translation MARRKKWEKEDKEKIWNYSIQKMEKYFKGLSEFWTLNVQAPCPWCCLPMIKGAYQGEQPTSAFAWNIDHIDGDPNNNSLENLQPMHVECNIKKN comes from the coding sequence GTGGCACGTCGTAAAAAGTGAGAAAAAGAAGACAAAGAAAAAATATGAAACTATTCTATTCAAAAAATGGAGAAATATTTTAAAGGATTATCTGAATTTTGAACATTGAATGTGCAAGCTCCTTGTCCATGATGTTGTTTGCCAATGATAAAAGGTGCTTATCAAGGTGAACAACCAACTTCAGCATTTGCTTGAAATATTGATCACATTGATGGTGATCCAAATAATAATAGTTTAGAAAATTTACAACCAATGCATGTTGAATGTAATATTAAAAAAAATTAA
- a CDS encoding glycosyltransferase family 2 protein, whose product MLLSFILYTTSFESEHLDSFLAKIFVNKKTNFEVVVVDDGINNENLEIFSKYFKLYPQNLKMITNYQVSGIAISRNLGLKYISGQYVVILNPTEILSVNFVETVNKILDNNKDLDCIEYCVRYEFDINNVFHSTIRTEVNKLYNLNTTQGKIVFALTTPVLTTKIMKVNIINEYNLQFRKEIQFDSLFLYSFLAHCKTYYAINETLLTSKNNTLENDNIFELMHQWIHILNYYNNYKIKKVLYEELEYAFVRYYLYTLLRFISISKKPALIEKTYNRVKEIIEFKFKNFKKNSYFNTINPNDKFTTYAPDLSTYFKKYFKDNNIRDDSKYWE is encoded by the coding sequence ATGCTACTAAGTTTTATTTTATATACAACTTCATTTGAATCCGAACACTTAGATTCTTTTTTAGCAAAGATTTTTGTAAATAAAAAAACTAATTTTGAAGTTGTTGTTGTTGATGATGGCATTAACAATGAAAATTTGGAGATATTTAGTAAATATTTTAAATTATATCCACAAAATTTAAAAATGATTACTAATTATCAAGTATCAGGTATTGCCATTAGTCGTAATCTTGGTCTTAAATATATTTCCGGACAATATGTAGTTATTTTAAATCCAACTGAAATTCTTAGCGTTAATTTTGTTGAAACAGTTAATAAAATTTTAGATAATAATAAAGATTTAGATTGTATTGAATATTGTGTTCGTTATGAATTTGATATAAATAATGTTTTTCATTCAACAATTAGAACTGAAGTTAATAAATTATATAATTTAAATACAACACAAGGAAAAATAGTCTTTGCTTTAACAACACCAGTTTTAACAACAAAAATCATGAAAGTTAATATTATTAATGAATATAATTTACAATTTCGTAAAGAAATCCAATTTGATAGTTTATTTTTATACTCATTTTTAGCACATTGTAAAACATATTATGCAATTAATGAAACATTATTAACGTCTAAAAATAACACATTGGAAAATGATAATATTTTTGAACTAATGCATCAATGAATACATATTTTAAACTATTATAATAATTATAAAATTAAAAAAGTTTTATATGAAGAGTTGGAATATGCTTTTGTTAGATACTATCTATATACTCTTTTAAGATTTATTAGTATTTCTAAAAAACCTGCATTAATTGAAAAAACATATAATCGTGTCAAAGAAATTATTGAATTTAAATTTAAAAATTTTAAAAAAAATTCTTATTTTAATACTATTAATCCAAATGATAAATTTACCACTTATGCTCCTGATCTAAGTACTTATTTTAAGAAATATTTTAAAGATAATAATATTAGAGATGATTCAAAATATTGAGAGTAA
- a CDS encoding RDD family protein, with protein sequence MNIKKLDTTETYIIAKTWKRIIARIFDMIFVSLIPLIIGLAIHYLDNKGNQESWQLIIIFIINIIIVIIYFVIIPWKCKGQTLGKLIFQIRLVNEKNQDLKLKHFFYRELFLVFIPLLLTTSIILFMKLTFNENIATINSNSTLNSWLNILIRSVVSFDFAWYCGIMIVTKIDKYHQLFFDRNHKTFVINKKPLATNKRKILTNVNDPHIHLVYSQPGNINDDELENINSL encoded by the coding sequence ATGAATATTAAAAAATTAGATACAACCGAAACATATATAATAGCTAAAACATGAAAACGTATTATTGCACGTATTTTTGATATGATTTTTGTTAGTTTAATCCCATTAATAATTGGATTAGCAATCCATTATTTAGATAATAAAGGTAATCAAGAATCATGACAATTAATAATTATTTTTATTATTAATATAATTATTGTTATTATATATTTTGTTATTATCCCATGAAAATGTAAGGGTCAAACTTTAGGAAAATTAATTTTTCAAATAAGATTAGTAAATGAAAAAAATCAAGATTTAAAGTTAAAACATTTTTTTTATCGTGAACTATTTTTAGTTTTTATTCCTTTATTATTAACCACTTCAATAATTCTTTTTATGAAATTGACTTTTAATGAAAACATTGCTACTATTAATAGTAATAGTACTTTAAATTCTTGATTAAATATTCTTATTCGTTCTGTAGTTAGTTTTGATTTTGCTTGGTATTGTGGGATTATGATCGTCACTAAAATTGATAAATATCATCAGCTATTCTTTGATCGTAATCATAAAACTTTTGTCATTAACAAGAAACCGCTTGCAACTAATAAACGGAAGATATTAACTAACGTTAATGATCCACATATTCATTTAGTTTATTCTCAACCAGGAAATATTAATGATGACGAATTAGAAAATATAAATAGTCTTTAA
- a CDS encoding ATP-dependent helicase: MDKTKLLENLNEQQLQAIINVDGPYRIIAGVGVGKTRVITYKIAYLINVIKIASEKILALTFTNKAAREMKERIMQLLNDININVNIVTYHALCAKILRRDIHHLNINNNFNIIDQEDQRKILKDIFQKEFSHKVELQELRLLSSNISNWKNNYLSQDELLADYQNQDEWILRIKVFESYKKYQFINSCLDFDDLLLLVERLFKEFPHILTKWEKKFDFILVDEFQDTNDIQYNILLSLAKNHKNITVVGDPDQTIYSWRGANINLILNFTKQFPNTQTFILNQNYRSTTKILNTANSLIKNNVQRIEKELFTKNDLGNDIVMYHASSSDQEAHWVATTVKKIHLKYHLDLNKIAILYRNNYLSKDLEQALINNNINYKIFGGYKFFERKEIKDILAYLKIIVWNDNISMIRILNATPKIGPKAIDNLLLLANEQSLTLNEYLFKFQYGLPKNYRQHLQPLINLINEMQTNIKDVTSLHNMVENLLNKTNYLKKLEDNLEKERIENVQQLLEQLLEYDSSNNELQGEELLTSFLQEVSLYTDLDENSTNKAVNLMTIHSAKGLEFDVVFIVGINEGILPGIGKSSIENLDKIEEERRLFYVSITRAKKWLFLSSASGYSYILDRMKQPSRFLKDLDLKYLKIINNEHQEMAATYQNRNHSKFNYYKADNKDKVEITNNWNVGDIIIHEIFGKGIITKLIGDKIQVAFHKNHGGIRIISSNHSAIKKFV, translated from the coding sequence ATGGATAAAACAAAACTTTTAGAAAATCTAAATGAACAACAACTACAAGCAATTATTAATGTTGATGGCCCATATCGTATTATTGCGGGGGTTGGAGTTGGAAAGACGCGGGTTATAACATATAAAATTGCTTACTTAATTAATGTAATTAAAATTGCTAGTGAAAAAATATTGGCATTAACTTTTACTAATAAAGCAGCACGCGAAATGAAAGAACGAATAATGCAACTTTTAAATGATATTAACATTAATGTTAATATTGTTACTTATCATGCATTATGTGCCAAAATATTAAGAAGAGATATTCATCATTTAAATATTAATAATAATTTTAATATTATTGATCAAGAAGATCAACGAAAAATATTAAAAGATATTTTTCAAAAAGAATTTTCACATAAAGTTGAATTGCAGGAGTTAAGATTATTAAGTTCTAATATTTCTAACTGAAAAAATAATTATCTTTCTCAAGATGAATTATTAGCTGATTATCAAAATCAAGATGAGTGAATTTTACGTATCAAAGTTTTTGAATCGTATAAAAAATATCAATTTATTAATTCATGTTTAGATTTTGATGATTTATTATTATTAGTTGAACGTCTATTTAAAGAATTTCCACATATTTTAACAAAATGAGAAAAGAAATTTGATTTTATTTTAGTTGATGAATTTCAAGACACTAATGATATTCAATATAATATTTTATTATCACTTGCTAAAAATCATAAAAATATTACTGTAGTTGGTGATCCCGATCAAACTATTTATAGTTGAAGAGGAGCAAATATTAATTTAATATTGAATTTTACTAAACAATTTCCTAATACACAAACATTTATTTTAAATCAAAATTATCGTTCAACAACTAAGATTTTAAATACAGCTAATAGTTTAATTAAAAATAATGTTCAACGTATTGAAAAAGAACTGTTTACTAAAAATGATCTTGGTAATGATATTGTTATGTATCATGCTAGTAGTAGTGATCAAGAAGCACATTGAGTTGCAACAACTGTTAAAAAAATTCATTTAAAATATCATTTAGATTTGAATAAAATTGCTATTCTTTATCGTAATAATTATTTATCAAAAGATTTAGAACAAGCTTTGATTAATAATAATATAAATTATAAAATTTTTGGTGGTTATAAATTTTTTGAACGTAAAGAAATTAAAGATATTTTGGCATATTTAAAAATTATTGTTTGAAATGATAATATATCAATGATTAGAATTTTAAATGCAACACCTAAAATTGGACCAAAAGCTATTGATAACTTATTATTACTTGCTAATGAACAATCACTAACTTTAAATGAATACTTATTTAAATTTCAGTATGGATTACCAAAAAATTATCGTCAACATTTACAACCTTTAATTAATTTAATTAATGAGATGCAAACTAATATCAAAGATGTTACTTCTTTACATAACATGGTTGAAAATTTATTAAATAAAACTAATTATTTAAAAAAACTAGAAGATAATCTTGAAAAAGAAAGAATTGAAAATGTTCAACAATTATTAGAACAATTGCTTGAATATGATAGTAGTAATAATGAATTACAAGGCGAAGAATTATTAACGTCATTTTTACAAGAAGTAAGTTTATATACTGATTTAGATGAAAATAGTACTAATAAAGCCGTTAATTTAATGACAATTCACAGTGCTAAAGGTTTAGAATTTGATGTTGTTTTTATAGTTGGCATTAATGAAGGTATTTTGCCTGGAATAGGTAAATCTAGTATAGAAAACTTAGATAAAATTGAAGAAGAACGACGACTTTTTTATGTTTCAATTACTAGGGCAAAAAAATGATTATTTTTATCTAGTGCCAGTGGATATTCATATATCTTGGATCGTATGAAACAACCATCTCGTTTCTTAAAAGATTTAGATCTTAAATATTTAAAAATCATTAATAACGAACATCAAGAAATGGCAGCAACTTATCAAAATCGTAATCATTCTAAATTTAATTACTATAAAGCTGATAATAAAGATAAGGTTGAAATAACTAATAATTGAAATGTTGGAGATATAATTATTCATGAAATTTTTGGCAAAGGTATTATTACTAAATTAATTGGTGATAAAATTCAAGTTGCTTTTCATAAAAATCATGGTGGTATTAGAATTATTAGTTCTAATCATAGTGCTATTAAAAAATTTGTATAA